One genomic window of Magnolia sinica isolate HGM2019 chromosome 3, MsV1, whole genome shotgun sequence includes the following:
- the LOC131240395 gene encoding uncharacterized protein LOC131240395: MSTEGGSTSSQFTYSNPSYFPLPFHLQKSDPTVQQPPDQQYLIQQYPPKPYLPPPPPQIPPPAKIPAAPVFPSAYPAPAPVPGVYSLPQYQQAQQLFQRDAQTITPEALESVKAALASSEIEHKAETKKKAIPRKAAGQTWEDPTLAEWPENDYRLFCGDLGNEVNDEVLSKAFSRFPTFNMAKVVRDKRTGKTRGYGFVSFANPSDLAAALKEMNGKYVGNRPIKLRKSTWRERTDAEALERQKNHTQKKPKLPKKSVLHK, encoded by the exons ATGTCGACGGAAGGAGGATCGACATCTTCGCAATTCACGTATTCCAACCCATCATACTTCCCTCTCCCTTTCCACCTCCAGAAATCCGATCCAACGGTCCAGCAACCGCCAGATCAGCAGTACCTTATCCAGCAGTACCCGCCCAAACCCTACCTCCCGCCACCGCCCCCGCAAATCCCTCCGCCGGCGAAAATCCCAGCAGCCCCCGTCTTTCCTTCCGCCTATCCCGCCCCGGCCCCTGTCCCTGGCGTCTACTCTCTGCCGCAGTATCAGCAG GCCCAGCAATTATTCCAAAGGGATGCCCAAACAATTACACCAGAAGCTCTGGAAAGTGTAAAGGCTGCTCTCGCAAGCAGTGAAATCGAGCACAAGGCGGAAACCAAGAAAAAGGCAATACCTCGTAAAGCTGCCGGGCAAACTTGGGAGGATCCAACTCTTGCAGAGTGGCCAGAAA ATGATTACCGCTTATTTTGTGGGGATCTTGGCAACGAAGTGAATGATGAGGTTCTTTCAAAAGCGTTTTCTAGATTTCCGACCTTCAACATGGCTA AGGTGGTTAGAGATAAGAGGACTGGAAAAACCCGGGGTTATGGATTTGTTAGTTTTGCCAACCCTTCAGACCTTGCAGCAGCACTGAAAGAAATGAATG GTAAATATGTTGGAAACCGTCCGATCAAGCTGCGTAAGAGCACATGGAGGGAGAGGACAGATGCTGAGGCCTTAGAAAGGCAAAAG AACCATActcaaaagaaaccaaagctGCCAAAGAAGAGTGTCTTACACAAATGA